One stretch of Brettanomyces nanus chromosome 4, complete sequence DNA includes these proteins:
- a CDS encoding uncharacterized protein (EggNog:ENOG41), producing the protein MALKCSSYDKVSKGDFIVAWVLVAGIYISYVPQHVKIIRRKTSEGLSPSYLLMGCISAFASAVNMYLVTVVVRRCCVSSLNAYQCCNALTGYIQVAVQAVGFCLNIVLCVYCTKNSPTEPMNQYRQIYRYYWFFLFFVVANVIACVCVVHVPGQTSYRSINIFADVSGIVSTIFQVIQYFPQLVTTYKLQDTGTMSIPSLVIQVPGTFYWAYSLYDEVGSKWSSYVPFFAAASLQGILLLMCIWYRYILRRLRKMHSSRLPDTESSGGDASTGDITTESGGSVVVTDDTRTTGETQDIPMDLTANEASSPRSLDVTTMHSN; encoded by the coding sequence ATGGCTCTTAAGTGCTCTAGCTATGATAAGGTGTCGAAAGGTGACTTCATTGTCGCCTGGGTTCTTGTCGCTGGTATTTATATTTCATACGTGCCTCAACACGTGAAAATCATTAGGCGGAAAACAAGTGAAGGTCTCTCTCCATCCTACCTACTTATGGGTTGTATTTCTGCCTTTGCGTCTGCCGTCAATATGTATCTTGTCACCGTTGTGGTTCGTCGCTGCTGTGTATCTTCATTGAACGCGTACCAATGTTGCAATGCTCTAACGGGATACATTCAAGTGGCTGTGCAAGCGGTGGGTTTCTGCTTGAATATCGTTCTATGCGTCTATTGCACTAAGAATTCGCCAACTGAACCTATGAATCAGTATAGGCAGATTTACCGTTACTActggttctttcttttcttcgtcGTCGCCAATGTTATTGCCTGCGTATGTGTTGTTCATGTACCAGGCCAGACCAGTTATAGATCTATAAACATATTTGCCGATGTCAGTGGTATTGTCTCCACAATTTTTCAGGTCATTCAATATTTCCCGCAATTGGTGACCACCTACAAACTTCAAGACACGGGTACTATGTCTATTCCTTCGCTTGTCATTCAAGTTCCCGGCACTTTCTACTGGGCTTATTCGCTTTATGACGAGGTTGGATCCAAATGGAGTTCCTACGTTCCATTTTTTGCTGCTGCCTCGCTTCAGGGTatattgttgttgatgtGTATCTGGTATAGATATATTTTGCGTCGATTGAGAAAGATGCACTCGTCGCGTTTGCCAGATACAGAGAGTAGTGGAGGAGATGCCAGTACCGGAGATATCACTACTGAAAGTGGAGGAAGTGTTGTGGTGACAGATGATACCCGAACTACCGGGGAAACGCAAGACATTCCCATGGACTTGACTGCCAACGAGGCGTCATCACCGCGGTCACTTGATGTGACTACGATGCATTCTAATTAG
- a CDS encoding uncharacterized protein (BUSCO:EOG09341S8X), producing MVKRSSEETEGFKAVKRNTTDAPPAKVDGSTGKEDADMNIEGGMEDFSGDDYESEEEIVELDDSEGEDRMADDSNDAQNAYERSKEKAEKLLQREAKQQEEARKVREGQGKIYLPHRSRPLGPDEVLEPDPSVFEMLHNVNMPWPCLTLDVLPDNLGSERRGYPATMYLVTATQASRPKDNEIIVMKLSSLTKTLEKDDNEDDDDDDEDDVNNRGPILESEIIPLKSTTNRIRVNPFAQQTGQYLTATANESGEVCIFDIASQFKAFDTPGYVIPKQAKRPLQIIKSHGNVEGYGLDWSPVIDTGALLSGDVSGRIYLTSNASGSKWVTDKTPFQANESSIEDIQWSRSEKTVFATGGVDGHVSIWDTRSQKHTPALSIEASTTDVNVISWCDRIDYLLASGHDDGNWGVWDLRNFKPNMLPSPVVSYNFHKSPITSISFNPLDESIVAVASEDNTVTLWDLAVEADDEEIKQQKARNEELRDIPPQLLFVHWQKDVKEVRWHKQVPGALVSTGGEGLNVWKTISV from the coding sequence atggtgaaaagaagttcagaagaaactgaagGATTCAAGGCTGTTAAAAGGAATACTACGGATGCTCCACCAGCAAAAGTGGATGGAAGTACGGgtaaagaagatgcagacATGAATATTGAAGGTGGAATGGAGGATTTTTCAGGAGATGACTACGAAAGCGAGGAAGAAATTGTGGAATTGGATGATTCAGAAGGCGAAGATAGGATGGCTGATGATAGCAATGATGCACAGAATGCATACGAAAGATCGAAGGAAAAGGCAGAAAAGCTTCTGCAAAGAGAAGCCAAGCAGCAAGAAGAGGCCAGAAAAGTACGTGAAGGTCAAGGAAAGATCTACTTACCTCACAGATCACGTCCTCTAGGGCCAGACGAGGTTTTAGAACCGGATCCTTCAGTATTTGAGATGCTTCATAACGTTAATATGCCATGGCCATGTCTCACGTTGGATGTTCTACCGGATAATTTAGGTAGcgaaagaagaggatatCCTGCCACCATGTATTTAGTGACAGCCACGCAGGCTTCTAGACCAAAAGACAATGAGATCATTGTGATGAAATTGTCATCATTGACGAAGACATTGGAAAAGgacgataatgaagatgatgatgatgatgatgaagacgatgTTAACAATCGTGGTCCAATTCTTGAGAGTGAGATTATACCATTAAAAAGTACTACAAATAGGATCCGAGTGAATCCATTTGCTCAACAAACAGGACAGTATTTAACAGCTACTGCCAATGAGAGCGGAGAAGTGTGCATATTTGACATTGCTTCTCAGTTTAAGGCCTTTGATACACCAGGTTATGTGATTCCTAAGCAAGCAAAGAGACCTTTGCAGATTATCAAATCTCACGGTAATGTGGAAGGTTACGGATTGGACTGGTCCCCTGTAATCGATACAGGTGCTCTCTTGTCTGGTGACGTTAGTGGAAGAATCTATCTCACAAGCAATGCCAGTGGGTCCAAATGGGTCACTGATAAGACACCATTTCAGGCCAACGAATCTTCCATCGAAGACATCCAATGGTCACGGTCAGAGAAGACAGTGTTCGCTACGGGAGGTGTTGACGGTCATGTGAGCATCTGGGATACCAGATCCCAAAAGCATACGCCTGCTCTCAGTATCGAAGCGAGTACGACAGATGTTAATGTGATCTCGTGGTGTGACAGGATTGATTACCTTTTGGCATCAGGCCACGATGACGGTAATTGGGGTGTCTGGGATTTACGTAACTTCAAGCCTAACATGCTTCCATCGCCAGTTGTGTCGTACAATTTCCACAAATCCCCAATCACCTCTATATCGTTTAATCCATTGGATGAATCTATAGTGGCAGTTGCTTCAGAGGACAACACGGTAACTCTTTGGGATTTGGCCGTTGAAGCAGACGACGAGGAAATCAAACAGCAGAAGGCCAGGAATGAAGAGTTAAGGGACATTCCACCGCAGTTGTTGTTTGTTCATTGGCAAAAGGATGTCAAAGAAGTAAGATGGCATAAGCAAGTACCAGGAGCTCTAGTGAGTACtggaggagaaggattGAATGTTTGGAAGACCATTTCCGTTTAG
- a CDS encoding uncharacterized protein (BUSCO:EOG093424N3) — protein sequence MSFLNQDAPPGYISGLGRGATGFSTQADFGSTSRVKSEDHGQFEDAENDDEADKHVIADDKDDDEADSLFELIDKKLKRKKRKVKKHRTIDEDGTNTKVQVTEIKSGEAIKEIGNEFADAKQELASVSTDEWLSLPESGDFTKKTKRRREQMQEQQRYYRNSDNITLGLRDSAGDSTYKLDISRISIARDQVLAGQLAQANDNKVGVNQLEYISELEKKDQDGVSHGVSKFVSNVGDYQRTRSMFAKLRRSEPYKAENWIASARLEVDAKKLNRARELISEGCEKCPKSEEVWLVSLEIHSDDYQACRVIVADSVRSNPRSLRLWLKAVSFETDELSKKRVLMRALEFLPKSVSLWLEIVKYENDRDMQVQMLRKATSLIPTSVELWLKLASIQLVPDAQQTLNEARAAVNAETAYILWLSSAKLEEKASGNEIKVTRIVEKCFQTVGNTLKREDWLHEAIESEEEYPLTARAVVFNSMNVGLELSDCRLQTWKEDALKASQNGHNEVARSIYMFVTSNHPDDTKTWLEYASFEKKLGNISALYVVYEMATKACPNCVQLHLMYAKDKWNIDNDIDRARDILKEALKLNRQSEDVWFAAAKLEWINGRLESAIKLYEECRKTVVEPTARAWYNQVTLERYMGSTENAITLVDQGLQHHEMEPKLYLQKGQINESLGKYEEAREVYDLGCKKCPESYLLWIHLARMYKDKLDRKIKARSTLEEAIASYPKEENLYIAWLRVEGEKSSAALMIISKGLQQIPDSPLLWSANILQAKPQHRKNMYATALSKTGDHVVVVLTVARDLMACGKLAQAKRFFDACIEKDPDYGDAYKYYHDFLQKYGEAKQVEELERKFVENEPHHGENWCSMMKSIENLGKSMKELAREFL from the coding sequence ATGTCATTCTTAAATCAAGACGCTCCTCCTGGTTATATCAGTGGTTTGGGACGAGGTGCTACCGGGTTTTCGACCCAAGCAGATTTTGGCAGTACCAGCAGGGTCAAGTCTGAAGATCATGGACAGTTTGAAGACGCTGAaaacgatgatgaagcagaCAAGCACGTTATTGCTGATGAcaaggatgatgatgaagctgatTCTTTATTTGAACTGATtgacaagaaattgaagagaaagaagaggaaggtgaagaagcatcgaaccattgatgaagatggtaCCAATACCAAAGTTCAAGTAACGGAAATTAAAAGTGGCGAAgctatcaaagaaattggtaATGAATTTGCTGATGCCAAACAAGAACTAGCTTCTGTCTCGACCGATGAATGGCTTAGCTTACCCGAGTCTGGAGATTTTACTAAGAAaaccaaaagaagaagagagcagATGCAGGAGCAGCAGAGATATTATAGAAATTCTGATAATATCACCTTAGGATTGAGGGATTCTGCCGGTGATTCAACGTATAAATTGGATATTTCTCGGATATCCATTGCTAGAGACCAGGTATTAGCTGGACAATTGGCTCAGGCGAACGACAATAAAGTAGGTGTTAATCAATTAGAATATATAAGTGAgctggaaaagaaagatcaagatgGCGTGAGTCATGGTGTTTCCAAGTTTGTTAGCAACGTGGGAGATTATCAACGGACACGTAGTATGTTTGCTAAATTGAGACGCTCTGAACCATATAAGGCCGAAAATTGGATAGCTAGTGCTCGATTGGAGGTGGATGCTAAAAAGTTAAATCGAGCCAGAGAATTGATATCAGAAGGTTGTGAAAAGTGCCCTAAGAGTGAAGAGGTATGGTTGGTGAGTCTTGAGATACACAGTGATGACTACCAGGCCTGTAGAGTCATTGTTGCAGACTCTGTGAGATCGAATCCACGATCACTAAGACTTTGGCTAAAAGCTGTTAGTTTTGAAACCGATGAGCTaagcaaaaaaagagtTCTTATGAGGGCTTTGGAGTTTTTACCTAAGTCGGTAAGTCTTTGGCTTGAAATTGTGAAGTATGAAAATGATAGGGACATGCAGGTGCAGATGCTGCGTAAGGCCACTAGTCTGATACCTACTTCAGTAGAATTGTGGCTTAAATTGGCCTCGATCCAACTTGTTCCAGATGCTCAGCAAACTTTAAATGAGGCTAGAGCTGCGGTAAATGCAGAAACTGCCTATATATTGTGGCTTTCTTCCGCTAAATTAGAGGAGAAAGCAAGTGGGAATGAGATAAAAGTCACAAGGATTGTCGAGAAATGTTTTCAGACTGTGGGAAATACTTTAAAGAGGGAAGATTGGCTTCATGAAGCTATTGAAAGTGAGGAAGAATATCCGTTGACAGCGAGGGCTGTTGTATTCAATAGTATGAATGTTGGCTTGGAATTGTCCGATTGCAGACTACAAacatggaaagaagatgcCTTGAAAGCTTCTCAGAACGGCCACAACGAAGTTGCCAGATCCATATACATGTTTGTTACGTCAAATCATCCTGATGATACCAAAACTTGGCTTGAATATGCTTcctttgagaagaagctggGAAACATATCTGCTTTGTACGTTGTTTATGAGATGGCGACAAAAGCTTGTCCAAATTGTGTTCAACTCCACTTGATGTATGCGAAAGATAAATGGAACATTGACAACGATATTGACAGAGCTAGGGATATTTTGAAGGAGGCTTTGAAACTCAATCGTCAGTCAGAAGATGTTTGGTTTGCTGCTGCGAAGCTTGAATGGATAAATGGACGTCTAGAAAGCGCCATCAAGCTTTACGAAGAGTGCCGTAAAACAGTAGTTGAACCTACAGCTAGAGCATGGTATAATCAAGTAACTTTAGAAAGATATATGGGCAGTACAGAAAATGCCATAACGTTGGTTGATCAAGGATTGCAACATCATGAGATGGAGCCCAAactttatcttcaaaagggACAAATCAATGAGTCCTTAGGAAAATATGAAGAGGCTAGAGAAGTCTATGACCTGGGTTGTAAAAAATGTCCGGAAAGCTATCTTCTATGGATTCATCTTGCACGCATGTACAAAGATAAACTAGACAGAAAGATTAAGGCACGTTCGACATtagaagaagcaattgCGTCATACcctaaagaagagaacttgTATATTGCATGGCTaagagttgaaggtgaGAAGAGTTCTGCTGCCTTAATGATTATTTCTAAGGGACTTCAACAGATCCCTGATTCGCCTCTACTATGGTCTGCCAATATTCTGCAAGCAAAGCCACAGCATCGGAAAAACATGTACGCTACGGCGCTCAGCAAAACAGGCGATCATGTGGTGGTAGTTCTTACGGTGGCACGGGATCTAATGGCTTGTGGTAAATTGGCACAGGCCAAACGATTTTTTGATGCTtgtattgagaaagatccaGATTATGGAGATGCCTATAAGTATTATCATGATTTTCTCCAGAAGTATGGTGAGGCCAAACAGGtggaagagttggaaaGGAAGTTTGTTGAGAATGAACCTCATCATGGAGAGAACTGGTGCAGTATGATGAAAAGCATTGAGAACTTGGGGAAATCGATGAAGGAACTTGCGAGAGAGTTTTTATAG
- a CDS encoding uncharacterized protein (BUSCO:EOG09343J0S), whose amino-acid sequence MSLLHSISPKLVFKMHPGIRPRFLTPLTRRYATVKTPNIDWDPMMSVKDINKDDKGSFSHKAVFALLCIAPVLTFGLGVWQVKRLKWKTKLVNSSQDRLSYPAIKLPKNLTDEEIVKGLAYRKVYVTGKYDYSREIFIGPRLKEGREGYIVVCPFVQSNGTGEVLVERGWISADKIIPSRRRLRHLSCPEKEITIEAVIKDPPKRGIMQMKHHNEARLFEFLDIDAMVKQSGTRHIYLQAVEDFHDRPEWKSQSEESEKMSSWFSFLKKKDQLNAADKQIEQLKTDVETSDATEFSSLQFMDAGVPVGKIPIVEYRNTHMQYLITWFSLSLASTILLVLMIRKGKWVDPNVEKLKFAKKHS is encoded by the coding sequence ATGTCTCTTCTACACAGTATAAGCCCGAAATTGGTCTTTAAGATGCATCCGGGTATTCGTCCACGATTTCTGACGCCACTGACACGCAGATATGCAACCGTCAAGACACCCAATATCGACTGGGATCCGATGATGTCCGTAAAGGACATTAACAAAGATGATAAGGGCAGCTTTTCGCATAAGGCAGTGTTTGCTTTGCTCTGTATTGCACCAGTTCTCACATTTGGCCTTGGCGTTTGGCAGGTGAAGCGGTTGAAGTGGAAAACTAAATTGGTGAATTCTTCACAGGATAGACTGAGCTACCCTGCCATAAAGCTACCCAAGAACTTGACGGACGAGGAGATCGTTAAGGGGCTGGCCTATAGGAAGGTATACGTGACTGGAAAGTATGACTATTCACGTGAGATATTTATTGGACCTAGATTGAAGGAAGGACGAGAGGGATATATCGTTGTCTGCCCATTTGTTCAAAGTAACGGTACCGGCGAGGTGCTAGTGGAAAGGGGATGGATTTCTGCGGACAAGATAATTCCATCGAGAAGGAGGTTACGTCATTTATCATGTCCTGAGAAGGAGATCACAATTGAGGCTGTGATTAAGGATCCACCGAAGCGTGGTATCATGCAGATGAAGCACCATAATGAGGCTAGATTATTTGAGTTTTTGGATATCGATGCTATGGTGAAGCAATCGGGTACTAGACATATCTACTTGCAGGCTGTAGAAGACTTTCACGACAGACCGGAGTGGAAAAGTCAGAGTGAGGAATCAGAGAAAATGAGTTCTTGGTTCAGCTtcttaaagaaaaaggacCAGCTAAACGCTGCAGATAAGCAGATTGAACAATTGAAAACGGACGTGGAAACTAGTGATGCCACGGAGTTCAGTTCATTACAATTCATGGATGCGGGTGTTCCAGTCGGTAAGATTCCAATAGTGGAATACAGGAACACTCATATGCAGTACTTGATTACCTGGTTCTCCTTGTCTCTCGCATCTACGATTTTGTTGGTGTTGATGATCAGAAAGGGTAAATGGGTTGATCCAAATGTAGAAAAGCTTAAGTTTGCCAAAAAGCACAGCTGA
- the CHO1 gene encoding CDP-diacylglycerol-serine O-phosphatidyltransferase, with protein MSRRHPIESAVSDSEDEREAHPPTLKRRSSSASSIFSFHQEPLPPPDQKDILAFTSDNRHLSFIRQLHMADCITMLNGFSGFYSIVSCLRYAINDDVSYITRAIVFAFLGAFFDFFDGKVARLRHKASLIGQELDSLADLISFGVAPACIAFSLGMQSTADVLTLAFCVLCGLGRLARFNVTVTNIPKDQTGKSKYFEGFPIPTTLFWVMIMFGLLLKGSYAQNLPGGLLWQGTFYEWHPFTAVFFFQGSMMISKSIHIPKL; from the coding sequence ATGTCCAGAAGACATCCCATTGAATCGGCCGTCTCAGACTCTGAAGACGAGAGAGAAGCCCATCCTCCTACTTTAAAGCGCAGATCTTCCTCGGCGTCTTCGATCTTTAGTTTTCACCAGGAACCTCTACCTCCTCCTGACCAAAAGGACATTTTGGCCTTTACCTCAGATAACAGGCATCTATCCTTTATTCGCCAGCTCCATATGGCCGATTGTATCACCATGCTTAATGGGTTTTCTGGTTTTTATTCCATAGTGTCTTGCCTGCGTTACGCAATCAATGACGATGTTAGTTACATTACTAGGGCCATTGTATTTGCATTTTTAGGTGCTTTCTTTGACTTTTTCGATGGAAAAGTGGCCCGTTTGAGACATAAGGCATCGTTAATTGGCCAAGAATTAGACTCTTTGGCTGATTTGATATCTTTTGGTGTTGCCCCGGCTTGTATAGCCTTCTCCTTAGGTATGCAGTCCACTGCTGATGTCCTTACGTTGGCATTCTGTGTCCTGTGCGGACTGGGTAGATTGGCCAGATTTAATGTTACTGTTACAAACATTCCTAAAGATCAGACCGGAAAATCAAAGTACTTTGAAGGCTTCCCTATTCCAACTACTCTTTTCTGGGTCATGATCATGTTTGGCTTGCTCCTTAAGGGTTCTTACGCCCAAAATCTCCCCGGTGGCCTACTTTGGCAAGGAACCTTCTATGAATGGCATCCTTTTACTGctgtcttctttttccaagGTAGTATGATGATTAGTAAGAGTATACATATTCCAAAGCTTTaa
- a CDS encoding uncharacterized protein (BUSCO:EOG093431OY), producing MNLLGEIVEHDLSDEVARTPDVERNFKIDVESQKPSRWRQRLAKKGLSSTSNSLKADGKEREPRNNEEKEQIARQNLNYVTGMSEQERQQAKEELLGAASAGTLRLLMKRQQRNKKQEQEAHGEQEVQEEHESDSSHASAEKHLHSVVSRVTDMAPTIEGDGTWIGGYTDGRITTEDATPAMPAAVQDAVSAISETGDDSRHVHFNNEATIRYPDSSSKDDWEDIEYLDDEGPSYDDAVRLTHVPPKKAIEHARFHKREDIYKSIDLNDPNFNQKLHDKFFPDLPSNFSQLQWMSNKHVPKTPTDISYDSLDDLRFDFDGEIITSANIKQHSQTTSDGLHNHSAHPELPGYTLPELSQYLRSTYPGQRCIASRTLGRIMHKLGTLRYSVTEVTNKSEGGPEKETNKNKGESGLFEKKCWELVLQLGILDILNSSAADTEKNITVKNYAIEALWLWTQGGGEDICKKVAEGMERERKTYQV from the coding sequence ATGAATCTTTTAGGAGAAATAGTGGAGCACGATTTAAGTGATGAGGTGGCAAGAACTCCGGATGTCGAAAGGAATTTCAAAATCGATGTTGAGTCGCAAAAGCCCAGCAGATGGAGGCAAAGATTAGCAAAGAAAGGACTTTCATCTACTTCGAATTCATTGAAGGCAGACGGAAAGGAAAGAGAGCCTCGgaataatgaagaaaaagagcaAATAGCCAGACAAAACTTGAATTATGTGACTGGTATGAGCGAACAGGAGCGGCAGCAAGCCAAGGAGGAATTACTGGGAGCTGCCAGTGCGGGAACGTTGAggttgttgatgaagagacaaCAAAGGAATAAGAAGCAAGAACAAGAGGCACATGGAGAACAAGAAGTACAGGAAGAACATGAGTCTGATTCTTCTCATGCCTCAGCAGAAAAGCACCTTCATTCAGTTGTATCTAGAGTGACAGACATGGCGCCCACAATCGAGGGTGATGGAACTTGGATAGGTGGCTATACTGATGGTCGAATTACGACCGAGGATGCTACGCCTGCCATGCCAGCCGCTGTACAAGATGCTGTATCAGCCATATCAGAGACTGGTGATGACTCCAGGCACGTTCATTTCAATAACGAAGCTACCATCAGATACCCggattcttcatccaaagatGACTGGGAAGATATAGAGTATCTCGATGACGAAGGACCGTCGTATGACGACGCTGTTCGTCTTACTCATGTGCCCCCTAAGAAAGCTATTGAACATGCCAGGTTCCACAAGAGAGAGGACATATACAAATCGATCGATCTAAATGATCCAAATTTCAACCAGAAACTACATGACAAGTTCTTCCCGGATCTTCCAAGTAACTTTTCTCAACTACAATGGATGTCCAACAAACATGTTCCGAAGACTCCTACGGATATAAGCTACGACTCCCTTGACGATCTACGATTCGATTTCGACGGCGAAATCATCACCTCTGCTAATATTAAACAACATTCTCAGACTACTAGCGATGGTCTACATAATCATTCTGCACATCCAGAGTTACCTGGTTATACGTTGCCGGAATTAAGCCAATATTTGAGGTCAACTTACCCTGGGCAACGCTGTATAGCCAGTCGAACCCTTGGTCGAATCATGCACAAGTTGGGTACGTTACGATATAGCGTGACAGAGGTAACCAACAAAAGCGAGGGAGGCCCTGAGAAGGAAACTAACAAAAACAAAGGCGAGTCAGGACTTTTCGAGAAGAAGTGCTGGGAATTAGTCTTGCAATTAGGCATATTGGATATTCTCAACAGCAGTGCTGCAGACACAGAGAAAAACATTACCGTCAAGAATTATGCCATAGAGGCCCTCTGGTTGTGGACACAGGGAGGTGGTGAAGACATCTGCAAAAAAGTAGCTGAAGGTATGGAAAGAGAACGGAAAACTTACCAAGTCTGA